The following is a genomic window from Melopsittacus undulatus isolate bMelUnd1 chromosome 8, bMelUnd1.mat.Z, whole genome shotgun sequence.
AGGAGGGATTTTAAGCACTGTCTGTTACAGTTTGGTAGAGGCAGTGGCAGTATTTCGAGGCTATGAAACTGTTGTAGCGTGCTGGGCATACAAATAGTAATTTTAATTCACAAAATGATTGCTTAATACCGTGCTGAATATAACTGGGCAGTTGCTGCTACTGCTACAAATTCTATTCCAACTTCATATTTTCACAGGGGTTCCTTGAAGTGACAAGTTTGTTTTATGGCTATTACACAATACATACTGCATGGTTCAGTAACCTCAGCTACAATTTGCCACTAGCATATCTGTTGGCTACATTTGCCTACCTTGCATTAAGTTTCATCTGGATAATAAAAAGGTAAAGGTGTTGGTGTAGTTTAGGTATCTATTTTCTGCTACCTGTTGCACAGTTTACATTGCATTTTTGCTTGTAGGGAGAATACTCTTTTATATTGAAATGGAGAATCTTTGAGGATGCTGTGCCACAGTAGCTTTTGTCTGTTTGGGAAACTAAGCCAGCaaaataagtataaataaataaatttgaagTATTactatttttcatatttatgcaTACATGTGTATAATTGAAAGCTGTTTATTTGTAATAGTTGTAGGAGGATTTTCTGTTAGTTTTTTTGGtgcttttggtttgcttttttgccATCTCAGCTTCCTGAGACAGTTCTTTGCAGTGTCAGATGATAGGAGAAGGTATGACTGTGGCTAAGTGCAGAGGGGAGTAACCTGTGTCAGTCATGGCTTCAGCTGACTCTGATTGCTGCAGAACCTCACACTGAAACCATCCCGGAGACTTGGTGTTAGAAAGCAAGTGTGGCTGTTTGCTCATGGAGGGGAGAATGTCATTTAGTCTTTGAACCAGGTTGCTTGAGGtgtgttcttttgtttctttttctgtggataaaatgtcttttcattaatgaattgcatttttctttagGTCTGTTGAAGGATTTAAGCAGAACTTGGTGCATGGTGAAGATCAATTTCAGAGTTACTGTAACAAGGTCTTTGCAGGCTGGGACTTCTGCATTACAGATCCAAATGCAGCACGGCTAAAACATCGCAACTTGCAGTATGAGCTCCAAGTGAGTAACTTTGATTTCTCTATGATTATAGTTAAATGTAGCTTAGATGGCTAAAAAAGAGGTGTGTAATTTTTCAGGTGATAGAATAAGGATAAGAAGAATTGAAGTAGCTTATACTGGGGGCAGGGCAACCCACATCCTCTTCCGTGCTTTCTGCGTAGCTAGAATTGTGCAGTGGCCCTTCCTGCATCTACTGGGGACTGAATCCAACCTGTCTTCTTCATGCTCCAGTCCTGCTTCTTGTGTTTCTACATAATCCAACAGGAAAAGCTATCCAAGCTGTGGGCAAAACCCTGTACTGTTGGGAATCAGTCTCAGTATTCTGGGTTATAAGTCTACAATGTGGGAGGCAGTGGTTTGGGGAGGAATAAAATTCAGATGTTGCTCTTCATACAATCTGAGAATATTGTTGCAGAAGGTAAAGAGAGATTGAAAGGTTTTCACTAGGTGTCTTTGATAAGCATGTGCATACAAAATGCTGATACACCTAATAGATTTTCCAAATCATAAAGCTCTCTGAAAAAGAGACTAAAGTATTTTTCTGGTGAAACCAGTACCACCTTTTTGCTCTCCATACACTGGAAGCAGAGATCTGTGTAGTGAAATAACTACCTTTGAAAAGACACTTCCACTTCAAACCACAAAGGAGTAATTACAGATTTCATAAATTACAGAGTTGCTTTCTGCTCTAGTAAAATCCAGGGTCATCTTTTTCATCATATAGTTGGAGCCTCCTTCACTTACCACACTTTTGCCTCTAGAACTCGCACCTTAGGAGAACTTTCCTCTTCATGTTACTGTTTGGAAATAAGTCCTCAGAAAATACCTGGGTAATCGCTGGGTTTGCTTAGGTTAAATTGCTTTCACAGATGATACTGTGTTTTCACATCAGCTAAGGTGAAATATATCAAGTTTACATGTAAAGCTGTTCAAGACTGGTCTACTTTTTCTCTGCGCCATCCCTCAATTTTCCTTCACAAAAAGTGGGAGAAAGAAGCTTGAGTGAGGACTGGTTACTTATCTGCAGAAGTAAAGAGATGAGTGGGCTGATATACAAGCTTCAGAGATCAGTACCAAGCTGTCTGAGATCAGTCACAATAAAGAGGCAAATTGTCTTTCTGTCCTTAAGGAGATATGTTACCAGTATAGTAGAGATAAGAGGATTACAAGGCAGTTGTCTTTGGCTACAAGGCCCTTAGCCTGAGGGTCCTGTACTCAGGCTGAGTACAAAGGGGCTTCCACTCCTGCATGGACCGTTTGTGTTGATGAAGAGACACTCTCAGTTGAGTGTGCTTGGGCAGATGGTGAAGTTAACCCTCTTACAACAGGCTATGGATTTTCATATTCCCAAGGTAAAAGACAAGTATTGTATGATGCACCAGAGAACTACttaccctttttctttttcattttagacaGACTTGgaggaggaaaggctgaagcGAAAAATAGCTGAcagaacagtgaaagaaaagctaCGCATCTACTCTCTGagaatatttataaatataattgTCATTGCAGTTTTATCAGGATGTTTTTACTCTATTTATAGAGCAACTGTCTTCTCTCAAGAAAACTCCAGTGTAAGTATCAGACATGACATTAGGACAGATTCATCTGGGGCTGGTGATTACAGCAAGAGGAACTATTGTGAAAGAGTCAAGTATCTTAATatagcacctttcatatgagGGATCTGAAAACTTTCTACAGTGTTGGAGTTATTTTAGTAGGAGAGAGTGAGAAAGCTCAAGAACCATGtgcataaaaaaaacaaacagtttgATGCAAAGGCTTTGTTGTGTGCCTTGGAGCTAGCGCagctgaaagaaattaaaacagtcCTCACTTTCCTTCTCATGTAACTGTTCTCACCTCACTATGATCTGCTAGTGCAACTTTGTATACCTAAGCAGTGAACTGGCTGAGGGTACTGATCCAGTTAAAACAAACTTCATTGTGATCAGTTTCTTCATTTGGTTCACTGCTCAGTTGCAAAAATGAACAGCAAGGGAAGGAGAGAATAAATATTATAATCTGTATTGTGGCTTGAATTACAGCTACAGGAAGGCTTTGAACACAGAggattttgcagaagaaaaggtTTTAGTGCATCAGTAGTGTAAAGAATCAGGTTAGGTGGGGTTGTTTACCCCTGGCAGGAAAAGCAGATGAGAAGAGTGCTTCAGAAACAGAGGTCCAAGAGCAGACAACAGTTTCAACCGTTTCTCAGCATTAACTGGTTTCTCTGTAGGACCCCAGGATTGAATTAGCCTGATACAAATCAGGATCACAGTTTTCTCTCCAGTCTGTTTGCGATGTGAGGGGCACTGGCTGTGTATGGGGAAAGTTGTGCTCATGGTGAACCTAATTCTTAACTTCTGTAAACTGCCAGGGTTGCAGATAGAGGAGCAGGAAATGGAGACTTAGGAAGTGCTTGTGTCAGAGGTATTGTTTGAGGCAGAGGAGAATAGCACAATACTGAACATCTTGAAAAACAGCTTCACTTACTGTGGGCTTTATGTATAAGGGTTGATGTCTTGACTTTGCCTAAATGAATAAGTAGAGGAGCTTGTTAAGATGGTAGAAAATTTAGGGGGGGTGCTTGGCACCATTGCAAATAACTTGAAAAGTGTCTGCACTTTGACATAGGTGAAAAAAATTATAGTGTTAGTGCTGGATTAGGCAACAAGGTCAGACAGAAGCCTTGGTGAGATGAGTCTCTTCAAACAGGAGCTTTGGGGAGGTGCAGAATAATCTTATCTGGAGGTAGGGGGAGTTACTAGTGAAGGGAGTAGTAGGAGTGAAGGAAACTGCAGAAATAGATAGCAGTGGTCAAGCTTGTAGTTCCATATACAGGTGGGGAGTGAAGACAGTAAAAGATGCTACCTGAATCCTGGGTAGGCGAGGCTGGTGGGTAGCTGGAGAGAGCACAATGTCAAGAAGGTGTGTGTTTCTGAGTATTATGTTTCTCTCATCTCTTCTTGTATAGGACATCAGCAATACGAACTTCCAGGCTAACCTCTTAGTGCAGTATTTGCCTTCCATAGTAATCACATTGGCCAACTTCATTGCTCCTCAGATCTTCTCATTTCTGATCACATTTGAAGGTTATTCACCGGCCTTTGAAATCAAGCTGACACTCATGAggtaaagatatttttattgcGGCTTTGCATGTTTCAGCAACTTGGTAGATGGTAAGTACTGTAAACATTTACATGTCAAGAAGCAGAGAGGCTGGCCTCCCTGCACTGGAGGGCCCAGGCACTGGAAGCCAAGGAGGCATTGTTTGACTTTGGTTTAGTTGGAAACTTTGAATCTGCAAACCATCTCCTGTTTCGAGTACAGCCCCGTCATTCCAGCATCCAAGTTTTTCTCTCAGTCCCATTTAGCTGCATGATCTGGACATCAACAACCTGAAATAAATAGGCAGTAGAGAAATTGTGGCTGTAGAGCTGTGGATTCACACTATTTTGTGTGCAGGAGTTCCATGAATGAGCAGATGACTGTACAGCAGTGACTGAAACATGGTTTTGCTCAAGGCAGAATTTAAAAGTTTTGGGCTAAAAGGTGCTTCAGTGTGAGAGCATGAAGAACTGTTACTTGGCAGCTTAGAGCATTAAGATCTGTGTTGAAGCATGTGAAATATGCAAGCCcctgtgctttttatttctgatttggCTAAGTGCCTTTGAAGGTCTGAAGCCACGTGAGGAGGAAATGCTGCACACAGAGTTGTCACCTGGCCTCTCAAACTGTACTTGAGAGAATTGCAGCCCATTGCAGCATCAAGATCTGCAACTGAAATGACTGATCTAGAAACAGtactgagaaaagaaatgaagggaCTGTAGCCTAAAGCAGGGAAGGTGAAAAGCAATTTAACTTAACTACtaaggaaagaaatgtgtttataaTCTATCTGGCTGTTCCATTAAAGCTCTGGTAGACCTTTTTGTGCTTCAAGCCTTCCTGGGACTCCTGTGCAAGCTGAGCCACATGTCAGAATGACTTTTTTAGCAGGTTTAAAGTtagcttttgccttttttccagGTGTGTCTTCGTGCGGTTGGCCAATATTGGTGTTCTCTTGTTCTCACTGTGGAGTCAGATCTACTGTGCCACCGATGAGTGTAAGGCCTGTGGATACAATTACAAACTCTATCCTGTAAGCAGATTTATCTTGGTTTTTGATTGTCTGAACTTGTGAGCAGATATTTGTTTTCCAACAGACTTGCTTGTCTGGAGCTATTCAGAATCAGACATGGGGTTGCCATTCATGTTGTGCTTGGTGCTGATTCCTACTGCTGAGTGCAAACCAGTACAGTTCATGTGTATATCTTTTCTTTATCTAAAATTGATTAGAGTTAGTTCAGGGGGATGTATTATCATTTGGGTAAAAGACTTTCTGACTACCATAAGAATCATTTAAAGTAGCTCTGGTTTAGACATAGTTGTGTTACTGCCTTTTGCTCCAGTTAGACAAATGgtctttcctcaaaaaaaaaaaaaaaccaacacaaacccaacaacaaaaccaaacaaacacaacaaaacaaacaaaaagctaaaCATAGAAACCCTGAAACACTTCAAATATATTAGAAATGGGAGTTAATACAGTTAGACTGTTACAGTGTTATCTGCCTGAGATGTTTGTTGCCTCAGTGACTGACAGATTcatttttcacttgttattgagCTCCTgatcttgtttttcctgacttGTTTTTATAGTGCTGGGAAACTGAAGTTGGGCAAGAAATGTATAAACTGACAATATTTGATTTTATGATAATTCTTGCTGTGACCCTGTTCGTGGGCTTTCCTAGAAAGTGAGTATCTGCCTTTTGAGCATACTATTGCAAATGACATATGAAacagtttccttttttctcttttttttttgtctgttactAATTCCCCATATTTCTAGCCAAGCTaccagttttaaaacaaaacataaacataTATCTGGCGGCTTGAGCAGTTGTTTGCTAATCAGATGGCtgtgtattttttcatatttgagtcttttctttcttcagacatTTTTGTGTTGTCTACTGCTTAAATGCTAAATATCTGTGTTCCAAATGTGTTAGAATTCAGCTAAGCTTTATGACTTCAGGTTAGACCTAATGATGTTCTTTGGTTTTAGGTTGTTAGTTACTCATTGGTCTTGCAAGCTAGTTCAGTGGTATGGATTGCAGGAATTTAGCATTTCTGACAATGTCCTGGAAATTATTTATGGGCAAACTATCTGCTGGATTGGAACCTTTTTTTCACCACTTCTCCCTGCAATAGCAACTATAAAGTACTTCATCatcttttacattaaaaaggTAATGAAAGTGTTTGGTAAACTAAGAAAACTGACCCcatttctgtgggttttgtaATACAGATATGCAGTtgatataaaataaacaaaagcttCTAAAACCACCAAAGGATGTGGTGTTCTGGAAATAATGTAAAGGCATTCCATTTTCTGTAgggcttttttttgcttttaaaagaaggtagaatttttaataaaacatttttatatataataaagCTTAATTATAAGTGTTTGTAGCATTTTCCTGCAATAATCTATTTACTAGCAACACATCTTAGAACTTGGTGAAAATTTTGCCAAGCTACTAAAGATTTGGAAGCATAATGGAAGATCCAAGCTGGGTTGGATGTTCAGGATGTGATTTCTGCACATCAGAAGCTTTTTTCTCTGactgcacagctcctcctgtgcATCAAGTTCTTGCTGATACTTTAGCTCTTACAAGAGGGGATGTGTCCAGTGAAGATGTGGCAGAACAAAGCTGGTGGCTGGGTCATGGATCATACACCAAATGCCAGTTGACTGTGCAGGTGTATGAGGCCCTCTGGATCAAATTTTTACTCAAAATAACTTACACCAGAGTTATTTTGAATATAAGAACTCAAATTGTTATTTAATTAATATAATATTGAGTTGTTATTAATAACTCAAATAACTTCTGACTTGCACCAGAATGTACAGCATTCTTGCTGTAGCCCTCTGCAGTGCATGTACATCAATGGAAGGATGGTTATGTGGTAGCAGGTAGCATATCTGTGAATAGAAAATCCAGTTGGTGGGGAAAGTATACTTGAATGTATGTATATAGATGTACTTCTAACAGTCTCGCTCACTTTCCCTCTTCAGATCAGTTTGATACACACATGTAAACCTGCAGCCAGACCTATCAGAGCATCAAGTTCcaactttttcttcttgctggtGCTGCTGATAGGGCTCATCTTGTCTTTTATTCCTTTGGCAATCAGCATAGCACAGTAAGTGACAGTTTAACTTCTATGAAGTTGATACCTGTTCTGAGGTTGTCAGTTTCCTAAAAAGAGAGACACGATTTTGGAATGATAAATTGGAATAAAATATATAGTGCATTGTAAAACTATAACTCAGTTCATATaaacaaaaatcacagttttaaaGATACTTTTACCCCATTGGCAAAATGGTGCTGGGCTTGTGTTGgattattttatctttacatTTTGGTGTAGCATctcctttctgttctgtttctttgacAGTATCCCCTCCTCCAAGGCATGTGGGCCATTCAGGAGTTTTAACACTTCATGGGAAGTTGTTCCAGATACAGTACTTGGGTTTCCAACAGGTCTGCAGCAGGTCCTTTATGGTGTAGCATCAGAAGCCTTTGCAGTGCCTTTCTTTGTGGTCATTTGGTGAGTTTTGTGGAGACTTGATTCAGTCATGCAGCTCTATGGGTCATTGCCTTCCCTACTGAGCTGATACCGAACAATTACTGGACCAGATTTTCCATCTACATTCAAAAGCATCAAAGCCCACATGAATCCTCAGTTCTGCCCATGTGCTGATGCTCATTAGCTTTATTCCATTTCCTCTTGCATGTCCCATGTCCCACATTTGTCTTTCTCAAAAGTGTTAACTGTGAATCATTCTgcaaattagtattttaaacCTTATGATCACAAATCCTATCTGCAAATGTTGGTTTAAAAAGCCCACAACAAACCAATCTCTCAAAACAGTAACCCTGTAAGATAAAATCAGTATCAAACCATAGAATTTTTAAGGTTGGAGGTCAACTGTAgagatcatctaatccaaccctCCGGTTCAAAACAGGGTCAAGTAGGTCCTCAGGAACAGTGTCCAGATAGATTTTTGGATATCTCTGAAGACAAGGGAacttcacagcttttctgggcaacctgttccagtgtttggtCACTCCCAtataaaagacttttttttttccctacatttacatgaatttttcttttttttttgcatttcagtttaaCCCAATTGTTTTCAGATCTTGGAGCCTTGTTACCTGATACTTTTTACACTTGAGAAGCCATTCAGTTTATTTCAGACTGCACCCAACACTTTCTTCCATAACATATGTTTATGTGTTCTCCTGAACTGCCCATGTTATTGGGTGCACAGGAAATACCAATTcctcttttttatctttttctgtctttttttaactttatcaTAAAGCCAATGTAAGAAGTGGAGGATGACTTGTGTTGCTACCCTACTATTTactatttggaaaagaaaatatgtgatTTATATAGGCATTTGTGCTATCATAGTTCTTGCTACTGCTCTTCATCTTTTAATGCACTGTGAATAATCTGTGCCACAGATTACATTTGGAATATGTGCTATAAGAAATGGCTGCAAGTCTGATCTGTGGCTGCTTACCATAGCTAGAAACCCCAATGGGAGCAAAGAGTTACTCCACTGAAACCTCATTAACCTTAATTTCTGAGGAACAACCCCTCCTCATACCTACACTTTGAGCAGGGCAGGAACTGGCAAGTCTAGAGAGTGCTGTCAGAGCACAACCTCTAACATGTGAAAAATGGCCATGCCTCTATGTTCCCTCAcgctctgtccctgcctgctggcagcacagatCTCTGAGCAAATGCTTTTGAGCAGAGCTGTGTCATATCTA
Proteins encoded in this region:
- the TMC7 gene encoding transmembrane channel-like protein 7, with the translated sequence MSGLGAAAEPPSWLRGSREVFPPEEPGAAAPVGFLQQLPSYQSALRRRNAPGAGTQGRRAAQQGSWGRRGAEARGPEQDGGEREARPAREYPLSIAEKRRLRVLQQADTKYLSGWKQWKRASNKSLKKALNEVKELTSYLELWRHDIHSIEGKFGTGIQSYFSFLRFLVLLNFIMFILMFSFVTFPSIISKYGIFNSTFANIPPQNTEPHCTVYTPSGNKGLVYFYTYLKDLLSGTGFLEVTSLFYGYYTIHTAWFSNLSYNLPLAYLLATFAYLALSFIWIIKRSVEGFKQNLVHGEDQFQSYCNKVFAGWDFCITDPNAARLKHRNLQYELQTDLEEERLKRKIADRTVKEKLRIYSLRIFINIIVIAVLSGCFYSIYRATVFSQENSSDISNTNFQANLLVQYLPSIVITLANFIAPQIFSFLITFEGYSPAFEIKLTLMRCVFVRLANIGVLLFSLWSQIYCATDECKACGYNYKLYPCWETEVGQEMYKLTIFDFMIILAVTLFVGFPRKLLVTHWSCKLVQWYGLQEFSISDNVLEIIYGQTICWIGTFFSPLLPAIATIKYFIIFYIKKISLIHTCKPAARPIRASSSNFFFLLVLLIGLILSFIPLAISIAHIPSSKACGPFRSFNTSWEVVPDTVLGFPTGLQQVLYGVASEAFAVPFFVVICIIMFYFMALAGAHKRVVEQLREQLVLASRDKLFLIRKITEAQRHP